The proteins below are encoded in one region of Loxodonta africana isolate mLoxAfr1 chromosome 5, mLoxAfr1.hap2, whole genome shotgun sequence:
- the LOC100663246 gene encoding platelet factor 4-like, protein MSLPRSSGAWHARPRMRPLLLGLLLLPAMVAFANASAEPAEEDSDLRCLCVSTTSTVHPKHVISLEVIKAGLHCPKAQLIATLKNGRKICLDQQARLYKKIIKKLLEN, encoded by the exons ATGAGCCTCCCAAGGAGCTCTGGCGCCTGGCACGCTCGGCCCAGAATGAGGCCACTGCTCCTGGGGCTCCTGCTCCTGCCAGCCATGGTGGCCTTCGCCAATGCCAGCG CTGAGCCTGCAGAAGAAGACTCAGACCTGCGTTGCTTGTGTGTGAGTACCACCTCCACGGTCCATCCCAAGCACGTCATCAGCCTGGAAGTGATCAAGGCTGGACTCCACTGTCCCAAGGCCCAACTGAT AGCCACTTTGAAGAATGGGAGGAAGATTTGCTTGGACCAGCAGGCCCGCTTGTATAAGAAAATAATCAAGAAACTTTTGGAGAATTAG
- the PPBP gene encoding platelet basic protein: MSLRHDTASLCTSARRFGVLQVWLLLSLLLTALVPCTSQETNYVEAELYAELRCMCVKTTSGVRPSYINNLQVIRAGAHCDKVEVIVTLKDGKKICLDPEAPVIKKIVQKILQGDGSAA, translated from the exons ATGAGCCTCAGGCACGACACTGCCTCTctttgtaccagtgccaggcggTTTGGTGTCCTACAGGTGTGGCTGCTGCTGTCACTGCTCCTGACAGCACTAGTTCCCTGTACCAGccaagaaa CTAACTACGTTGAAGCTGAATTGTATGCTGAACTGCGCTGCATGTGTGTGAAAACCACTTCTGGTGTTCGTCCCAGTTACATCAACAATTTGCAGGTGATCAGGGCAGGGGCCCACTGCGACAAAGTCGAAGTAAT AGTCACTTTGAAGGATGGGAAGAAAATCTGCTTGGACCCAGAAGCTCCTGTAATCAAGAAAATAGTCCAGAAAATTTTGCAAGGTGATGGATCAGCTGCTTAA
- the LOC100663814 gene encoding C-X-C motif chemokine 5, with protein sequence MSLRSSPAVRIPGPSCSLCLLLSLLLLLTPPGPLASAGPVAAVVRELRCMCLVITPGIHPKMISNLQVIAAGPQCPKVEAIGYLKSGKEVCLDPEAPLIKKIIQRILDGGKKKN encoded by the exons ATGAGTCTCCGGTCCAGCCCCGCCGTCCGCATCCCCGGACCTTCGTGCTCGCTGTGCCTGCTGCtgtcgctgctgctgctgctgacgcCGCCGGGGCCCCTCGCCAGCG CTGGTCCTGTCGCGGCCGTGGTGAGAGAGCTGCGCTGCATGTGTTTAGTCATCACCCCTGGGATTCACCCCAAAATGATCAGTAATCTACAGGTGATCGCCGCGGGACCGCAGTGCCCTAAGGTGGAAGCGAT AGGCTACCTGAAGAGCGGGAAGGAAGTCTGCCTGGACCCAGAAGCCCCTTTGATCAAGAAAATCATCCAGAGAATTCTGGACGG tggaaaaaagaaaaactga